A single genomic interval of Penaeus vannamei isolate JL-2024 chromosome 33, ASM4276789v1, whole genome shotgun sequence harbors:
- the pns gene encoding DENN domain-containing protein 5B (The sequence of the model RefSeq protein was modified relative to this genomic sequence to represent the inferred CDS: added 113 bases not found in genome assembly) has product MTSPSQRESQRLFDYFAIIGLSPDGGLEPDHLQGDVVVVPPLERSYKARVLGHYPDHAPTAMPFDNHAVQMLCLPRGLQFRTQKHVLEPKFHPFLVTKEDGSRAHGFAYVFYEEVNSKQICTAMHTLQSVYLTEMSSSHAKAASGATPDKRDTRSLPRQFRLSAPKSPAALHFYDITKDQLYVTKCIALVGQHPYVNSAKKFLKGLYRFFIQCESGGVSLESHVYNLLYEVPAPPHGRCVAFSCFGKMQVCQCPTSQELPLFVYSLKEFFTVLNVESVVQLLTCVLLENQIILVSSDYYKLMLVAESICALMFPFVWQHVYVPILPASLHHFLDAPVPFIMGLQCSNDSRDTIQIPNEANLCLVDVDEGTVEVPEDLPQFPHKVDFIHELTQLLLKWEVPAGKLDRNLNEHHSQYKYRRRRKCSWSHDSDSGVSSTEGSISGSHSSITSLPPSSVASSTSPAQGPPSSSRSHHFDTLHLSPQLREITAIARKAGVYDGEEVDGVRRERENEMLEDLKLNNAVREVFLNRFVHMFCAYDHFVIQPNCHEMDMEQWLSCRESMQNFDKATFLSDQPEAHLPFLSRFIESQMFTTLVDNKILSNWGKHDTNLRVFDLRIRFLRDRYDDSLVRTPSYEPCTTIRETEQILEKRMSHIDYRAPAPQPMDPLAESCTQFNPGHFPLLDRIALNKEPHKSKKRSSHAWRRRERQERHLEHTGLSSDQRDRIMHDAKSKLQPKLADMSPAHMAQTNWNFVEQLLKECKTRTKRMLVEKMGSEAVELGHGEGSLVGVEENTLIASLCDLLERVWAHGLQSKQGKSALWSHLLNYQELEECNDSTKPVNPNFLSPVPQNSAPKISSMSPLSEILLSIKSGNISGLGSLASQLANNFDLSTMALETESAPASPTKSPSNTNSLRKKSLQERWPSDRSIERRSRQSESGVPTLRPLPISITFDMRNVLAMTEIKTHIGYARAWVRLSLEKKVLSKNLTTLLSDSELLRSLYKRYAFLRCDDEKEQFLSYLLSLNAVDYFCFTNTYTTTIVPYRVVIFPSRKLSGASTSANAWVSLGGTLGQTNNIAVPKGQVELVFQHKNLGLLTTLRIGHDNTGMSPKWMVEHVLVRNEVTGHTWKFPCGRWLGRGIDDGSLERILVGEIVPSHVTSDDLVESCRTPPRCRSPNMPGPRRSDLKLTVPEIQQHLGDSVNNLVKYFYKPEKERGSLTLLLCGDFGLVCCLEQVFSYGFKSTRFFGKNLYLWDYFERVQQHFEVILREDMEREQLTGIARDGRDHGLASMDEFVSLVSRINASSSHLGKDDKFQLFVCLAARAHLLPRILLPLQRSPVTSHMYDDSSFLRDPQLVRDLINVLSALNEFNIVLERSLTRGID; this is encoded by the exons ctCTGTCTGCCGCGTGGGTTGCAGTTCAGGACTCAGAAACATGTACTGGAGCCCAAATTCCACCCCTTCCTCGTCACCAAGGAAGATGGCTCGCGGGCACATGGCTTTGCATATGTGTTCTATGAAGAGGTCAACTCAAAGCAGATATGCACTGCCATGCACACTTTACAA TCTGTGTACTTGACGGAGATGTCAAGTAGCCATGCCAAAGCAGCATCAGGAGCAACTCCAGACAAAAGAGACACAAGATCTCTGCCTCGCCAGTTCCGTCTGTCGGCTCCTAAGTCACCAGCTGCTCTCCACTTCTATGACATAACGAAGGATCAGCTGTATGTCACAAAATGCATTGCCCTTGTTGGACAGCACCCATATGTAAACTCTGCCAAAAAATTTCTTAAAGGTCTATATAG GTTTTTCATACAGTGTGAAAGTGGAGGTGTAAGTTTAGAGTCTCATGTATACAACTTGCTCTACGAGGTGCCAGCACCGCCCCACGGTCGATGTGTGGCATTTTCCTGTTTTGGGAAGATGCAGGTGTGTCAGTGCCCCACCAGTCAGGAGCTTCCATTGTTTGTG taCTCCTTGAAGGAGTTCTTCACAGTCCTCAATGTAGAAAGTGTTGTACAGCTTCTTACATGTGTACTGCTTGAAAACCAAATTATTCTAGTGTCTAGTG ATTACTACAAGTTGATGCTGGTCGCGGAGAGTATATGTGCGCTGATGTTTCCGTTTGTTTGGCAACATGTTTATGTGCCAATCTTACCTGCCTCTCTACATCACTTCCTTGATGCCCCGGTGCCTTTTATCATGGGCCTGCAGTGCTCCAACGACTCAAGGGATACAATTCAGATCCCAAATGAG GCAAACCTGTGTTTGGTTGATGTGGATGAAGGCACCGTAGAAGTACCTGAAGATCTTCCTCAGTTTCCTCACAAAGTAGACTTCATTCATGAACTCACACAATTACTTTTAAAGTGGGAAGTTCCAGCTGGTAAACTGGATAG GAACTTGAACGAGCATCACTCTCAGTACAAGTACCGCAGGAGACGGAAGTGCTCCTGGTCCCACGACTCGGACTCGGGCGTGTCCAGCACAGAGGGATCCATCAGTGGGTCTCACTCCTccatcacttccctccctccttcttcagtagcttcttccacctcccctgcaCAAGGTCCCCCGAGTAGTAGCAGAAGTCACCATTTTGACACCCTGCACCTTTCACCACAGCTTAGGGAAATAACAGCAATTGCACGGAAGGCCG GTGTATATGACGGTGAAGAAGTTGATGGAGTCAGAcgggagcgagagaacgagatgTTAGAGGACCTCAAGCTTAACAATGCTGTCCGAGAAGTGTTCCTCAATAGATTTGTCCACATGTTTTGTGCCTATGACCATTTTGTCATTCAGCCAAATTGTCAT GAAATGGACATGGAGCAGTGGCTTAGTTGTCGGGAATCCATGCAGAACTTTGACAAGGCAACATTCCTCTCAGACCAGCCAGAAGctcatcttcctttcttgtcACGATTCATTGAATCTCAGATGTTCACGACATTGGTGGACAACAAGATCCTCTCCAACTGGGGCAAGCACGACACGAATTTACGTGTGTTTGATCTACGCATCCGGTTCCTCAG AGACAGATATGATGACAGTTTAGTTCGCACACCATCATATGAGCCATGCACAACAATTAGAGAAACAGAACAAATCTTGGAAAAAAGAATGTCTCACATCGACTACCGAGCTCCTGCCCCTCAGCCCATGGACCCACTGGCAGAGTCATGCACGCAGTTCAACCCAGGGCACTTCCCGCTCTTAGACAGAATAGCTCTCAATAAGGAACCACACAA gagtaagaagaggagcaGTCATGCCTGGAGGAGacgagaaagacaggaaagacaCCTCGAGCACACTGGCCTATCCAGTGATCAACGTGATAGGATTATGCATGACGCCAAGTCCAAGCTACAACCAAAGTTAGCAGATATGTCACCTGCTCATATGGCTCAAACCAATTGGAATTTTGTCGAACAGTTGTTGAAG GAATGCAAGACGAGAACCAAAAGAATGCTAGTGGAAAAGATGGGTTCCGAGGCTGTAGAATTAGGCCATGGAGAAGGAAGTCTTGTGGGTGTGGAAGAAAACACGCTCATAGCATCTCTGTGTGACCTCCTAGAGAGGGTTTGGGCTCATGGTCTCCAAAGCAAGCAG ggCAAATCCGCTCTTTGGTCTCATCTCCTAAACTATCAAGAGCTGGAGGAATGTAATGATTCTACTAAGCCTGTGAATCCAAATTTCCTCTCTCCAG TTCCCCAAAACTCCGCACCAAAGATTAGCAGTATGTCACCATTGTCGGAGATTCTCTTGTCCATTAAATCTGGTAACATTAGTGGTCTTGGGTCTCTGGCTTCTCAATTAGCAAATAATTTTG ATCTCTCAACAATGGCATTAGAAACTGAAAGTGCTCCAGCATCTCCCACCAAATCTCCAAGCAACACTAACAGCCTGAGAAAGAAATCCTTACAAGAAAGATGGCCAAGTGACCGTAGTATAGAGCGGAGGTCAAGACAGTCTGAATCTGGAGTCCCCACTCTACGGCCACTTCCTATTTCCATAACCTTCGACATGCGCAATGTCCTGGCCATGACGGAGATAAAGACACATATAGGGTATGCAAGAGCATGGGTGAGACTCTCCCTCGAGAAGAAAGTTCTTTCCAAAAATCTGACGACTCTGCTGAGTGACTCAGAGCTACTTCGGAGTCTCTACAAGCGCTATGCATTCTTGCGATGTGATGACGAGAAGGAGCAGTTCCTTTCATACCTTTTGTCTCTTAATGCAGTAGACTACTTCTGcttcacaaatacatataccaCAACAA TTGTGCCATATCGTGTGGTGATCTTCCCATCACGTAAACTGAGTGGTGCCAGCACATCAGCCAATGCTTGGGTTAGCCTTGGAGGAACCCTTGGCCAAACAAACAACATTGCAGTGCCGAAAGGCCAAGTTGAACTCGTCTTTCAG CACAAGAACCTTGGATTGCTAACTACACTTCGGATTGGACATGACAACACTGGGATGTCTCCAAAGTGGATGGTAGAACATGTACTAGTCAGAAATGAAGTCACAGGACATACTTGGAA GTTCCCCTGTGGAAGGTGGTTGGGCCGCGGCATTGACGATGGTTCCCTTGAGCGAATCTTAGTGGGAGAGATTGTACCATCCCACGTAACGTCAGATGACCTTGTGGAATCTTGCCGCACTCCTCCACGCTGCAGATCACCTAACATGCCCGGCCCTAGACGGTCGGACCTTAAACTCACTGTGCCAGAGATACAGCAGCATctag GTGACTCTGTCAATAATTTAGTAAAGTACTTCTAcaagccagagaaagaaagaggtagtcTGACATTGTTACTCTGTGGTGATTTTGGCTTGGTGTGTTGCCTAGAACAAGTATTCTCGTATGGTTTTAAGTCTACACGTTTCTTTGGCAAGAATCTCTACCTTTGGGATTATTTTG AGCGAGTGCAGCAACATTTTGAGGTGATTCTTCGTGAAGACATGGAAAGAGAACAGCTGACTGGCATTGCACGTGATGGCCGAGACCACGGCCTAGCAAGCATGGATGAATTTGTCTCTCTTGTGTCTCGCATCAATGCTTCTTCATCTCACCTTGGAAAGGATGATAAATTCCAACTTTTTGTTTGCCTTGCTGCAAG agCACATCTACTGCCAAGAATTTTATTACCTTTGCAACGTTCACCAGTTACGAGTCACATGTACGATGACTCCTCATTCCTCAGAGATCCTCAATTAGTCCGAGATCTTATTAATGTCTTGTCTGCTCTCAATGAGTTCAACATTGTGTTGGAAAGATCACTAACAAGAGGAATAGATTAG
- the LOC113816293 gene encoding uncharacterized protein — protein MAADANNAVECAFLLLCLLSFTTATWLFPGQNRPPHPVDNAQSGSFHDTLIRNERFDVDSSGLISAYGPRTYDAGGLPLPGTRGGGGGGVDDHLFLVNNRRRYGFKIPRSLDAPIYGLRAPPTPSPIATASSSGFAKNYNLPLPSPNTPTTTLAQLNRVHGYHAPSQYIQLQPVPSPNHDYEAAQSIYSPHSFRPSPHMQSDGAFKPSAYFIQDYEAPNAYPTPAPLYKESTIPPYKHRKITTTYKPFTYPTVESYKVTTQKPYKPAPVPQYKPPTYSTYKRATPRPFKVVTPAVYSYNTPAPAKYKSYGATPSKDYLKTVTTEAPYKNKGKSYNYHYGVGSVYHGTNYRHQESSDGDTVHGEYRVQLPDGRVQVVKYTADHKNGFVPIITYEGPQTAQAANIHYQPPKPTKIW, from the exons ATGGCGGCCGACGCGAATAAcgcc GTGGAGTGTGCGTTCCTGCTCCTGTGTCTCCTGAGCTTCACAACCGCCACCTGGCTCTTCCCGGGCCAGAACCGCCCACCGCACCCAGTCGACAATGCCCAATCTGGCAGCTTTCACGACACGTTAATACGAAACGAGAGGTTCGACGTCGACAGCAGCGGTCTGATTTCGGCGTACGGACCGAGGACCTACGACGCTGGCGGTCTTCCTCTCCCTGGCAcgagaggaggcggcggcggcggcgtcgacGACCACCTCTTCCTGGTGAATAACCGTCGTCGGTATGGGTTCAAAATCCCGAGGAGCCTTGATGCCCCGATCTACGGCCTCCGAGCGCCTCCGACTCCCTCTCCGATCGCGACCGCCAGCAGCTCAGGCTTCGCGAAGAACTACAACCTCCCTCTACCGTCGCCGAACACGCCCACCACGACGCTGGCCCAGCTCAACCGCGTGCACGGCTATCACGCCCCTTCCCAGTACATCCAGCTCCAGCCTGTGCCCTCTCCCAACCACGACTACGAGGCGGCCCAGTCCATCTACTCGCCCCACTCCTTCCGACCGAGCCCGCACATGCAGTCGGACGGCGCCTTCAAACCCAGCGCCTATTTCATCCAGGACTACGAGGCCCCCAACGCCTACCCTACTCCCGCTCCGCTCTACAAGGAGTCGACGATACCCCCGTATAAGCACAGGAAAATTACGACGACCTATAAGCCCTTCACTTACCCGACCGTCGAGTCCTATAAAGTGACGACTCAAAAGCCATACAAACCCGCGCCAGTCCCTCAGTATAAACCTCCGACGTATTCCACTTATAAGAGAGCTACACCACGACCCTTCAAGGTTGTCACACCTGCGGTTTACAGTTACAATACACCCGCGCCGGCGAAGTATAAGAGCTACGGTGCCACGCCGTCAAAAGATTACTTGAAGACTGTGACTACAGAAGCGCCCTACAAAAACAAG GGAAAGAGTTACAACTACCACTACGGTGTTGGTTCCGTCTATCATGGCACTAACTACAGACACCAGGAAAGCAGTGATGGTGACACT GTTCATGGAGAATATCGCGTTCAGCTCCCTGATGGACGTGTTCAAGTGGTAAAATACACAGCTGATCACAAGAATGGCTTTGTACCCATAATTACATATGAAGGACCACAAACAGCCCAGGCAGCAAATATTCATTATCAACCACCTAAGCCAACTAAGATCTGGTAA